A genomic segment from Phragmites australis chromosome 6, lpPhrAust1.1, whole genome shotgun sequence encodes:
- the LOC133923040 gene encoding uncharacterized protein LOC133923040 codes for MPHAPAGCALLPVPPRVASPLLLSNPHRHTGKCPLHAKLAMSNRRETQKCGCCVTFSMDLNASPLPEQDEPIEVQYVESAVATMRREREERCRRLKREQQDEGSMLHSQQIMNDYAPKCETGRHGHIKEAPQGWMECPAFGEPIQKTIPSKVPLDETFNESVPPRKRYSSKQVLNIQRKAGHDIGLVIDLTNTTRYYSPEEWTRQGIKHVKIPCKGRDVVPDNEFVNTFVFDKGSFIDS; via the exons ATGCCGCACGCGCCTGCTGGCTGCGCGCTCCTCCCTGTGCCACCCCGAGTAGCCAGTCCCCTCTTGCTGAGCAATCCACATCGGCACACTGGTAAATGTCCCCTCCACGCCAAATTGGCAATGAGCAACAGGAGAGAGACTCAAAAATG TGGGTGTTGCGTGACCTTCTCTATGGATTTGAACGCATCGCCGTTGCCTGAACAAGATGAGCCAATCGAGGTTCAATATGTCGAGTCTGCTGTCGCAACAATGCGAAGG GAGCGGGAAGAGAGATGCAGGAGATTAAAGAGAGAGCAACAGGATGAAGGATCCATGCTACATTCTCAACAGATTATGAACGATTATGCACCTAAATGTGAAACTGGTAGACATGGCCACATCAAAGAGGCACCTCAGG GCTGGATGGAGTGCCCTGCATTTGGAGAGCCAATACAAAAAACCATACCTTCCAAAGTTCCTCTTGATGAGACTTTCAATGAATCAGTGCCTCCTAGGAAAAGATACTCCTCAAAACAAGTGCTTAACATACAAAGAAAAGCTGGTCATGAT ATTGGTCTTGTGATTGATTTGACAAATACTACTAGGTATTATTCACCAGAAGAATGGACAAGGCAAGGTATTAAACATGTCAAG ATTCCATGCAAGGGAAGAGATGTTGTACCTGATAATGAATTTGTTAACACATTTGTTTTCGATAAAGGAAGCTTTATTGACTCTTAG